Proteins encoded in a region of the Pseudomonas syringae KCTC 12500 genome:
- a CDS encoding alginate export family protein, which translates to MKLNPLMAAGMGLGFTLLWACPTLAALTEQPQNFGIEIKATAQAEDDRDLGTRSGGDVNGVGLDLRPWVYGERGDWSGYAMGQVVTATDIIQTDPLEQSNSDGSGTQTSRGTASERETDKTYAALREFWIGYSGFTPYPGEILKIGRQRLRNDDGQWHDTNIEAINWSFDTTLLRAELGAAQRFSEYRTDLTELAPDDEDRKHLFGSVSYQWTPGNWAGIRAHHSADDGKLKSQGQVLDDLDKTSNGDLTWVGLQADSDAYNYRSNTNQLNYWGSLTWLNGTRDEIGVTSAANDQFIAGEKNSRDMNGWATDLGLRLRLDPQWQVGAAYSRASKDYVQNGLESNRSNWTGTRSRIHRFGEAFQGEMANVETGSLFASWQMNEEYDASLIYHKFRRVDGNTGIGGSGINAVNDNQDGTFSSLPLEDGSKDLGQEMDLVVTKYFKQGLLPASLSQSFDEPSALVRLRAGVFKPGDAYQSNVDSYMHRAVVDVIWRF; encoded by the coding sequence ATGAAGTTGAATCCCCTGATGGCCGCCGGCATGGGCCTTGGCTTCACCCTGTTGTGGGCCTGCCCGACGCTGGCAGCGCTGACCGAACAACCGCAAAATTTCGGTATCGAAATCAAAGCCACGGCGCAGGCCGAGGATGATCGCGATCTGGGCACCCGTTCGGGCGGCGACGTCAACGGTGTGGGCCTGGACCTGCGTCCCTGGGTCTATGGCGAACGCGGCGACTGGAGCGGTTACGCGATGGGCCAGGTGGTCACCGCCACCGACATCATTCAGACCGACCCGCTGGAGCAGAGCAACAGCGACGGCAGCGGCACGCAGACCTCGCGCGGCACCGCCAGCGAGCGCGAAACCGACAAGACCTACGCGGCACTGCGTGAATTCTGGATCGGCTACAGCGGTTTCACGCCCTACCCTGGCGAGATCCTGAAAATCGGTCGTCAGCGTCTGCGCAACGACGACGGTCAATGGCATGACACCAACATCGAGGCCATCAACTGGTCATTCGATACCACACTGTTGCGCGCTGAGCTGGGTGCTGCCCAGCGTTTCAGCGAGTACCGCACCGACCTGACCGAACTGGCACCTGACGACGAAGATCGCAAGCACCTGTTCGGCTCGGTCAGCTATCAGTGGACACCGGGCAACTGGGCCGGCATCCGCGCTCACCACAGTGCTGACGACGGTAAGCTCAAGTCGCAGGGCCAGGTGCTGGATGATCTGGACAAGACTTCCAATGGCGATCTGACTTGGGTCGGCCTGCAGGCTGACAGCGATGCCTACAACTATCGCAGCAACACCAATCAGCTCAACTACTGGGGCAGCCTGACCTGGCTGAACGGAACGCGCGACGAAATCGGCGTGACCTCCGCCGCCAACGACCAGTTCATCGCCGGCGAAAAAAACAGCCGTGACATGAACGGCTGGGCCACCGACCTGGGCCTGCGTCTGCGTCTGGACCCGCAATGGCAAGTCGGCGCCGCCTACTCGCGCGCCAGCAAAGACTACGTCCAGAACGGTCTGGAAAGTAACCGCTCCAACTGGACCGGCACGCGTTCGCGCATCCATCGCTTCGGTGAAGCCTTCCAGGGCGAAATGGCCAACGTGGAAACCGGCTCGCTGTTCGCCTCCTGGCAGATGAACGAGGAATACGACGCGTCGCTGATCTACCACAAGTTCCGTCGCGTGGACGGCAACACTGGTATCGGCGGCTCGGGCATCAATGCGGTGAACGACAATCAGGACGGTACCTTCAGCTCGCTGCCACTGGAAGACGGCAGCAAGGACCTGGGTCAGGAAATGGACCTGGTCGTGACCAAGTACTTCAAGCAAGGCCTGCTGCCCGCCTCGCTGAGCCAGTCGTTCGATGAACCTTCGGCACTGGTGCGTCTGCGCGCAGG
- the algK gene encoding alginate biosynthesis TPR repeat lipoprotein AlgK, protein MNSPLRRLSTPTLLSLAVALGLSGCAGLPDQRLANEALKNGDTALAEQNYRQLADLGYSDAQVGLADIQVATRDPAQLKQAEATYRAAAQTSPRAQSRLGRLLAAKPDATEAEHREAEGLLKKAFANGESGTLIPLAMLYLQYPHTFPEVNAQQKISEWRAAGYPEAGLAQVLLYRTQGTYAQHLDEVESICKQALSATDICYVELATVYQTRGQAEQRTALIEKLKSEYAAGRVNAQRVDSVARVLGDSTIGTPDEKTAQQLLESVAPGYPVSWVTLAKLLYDFPELGDVNKMMEYLNNGRAADQPRAELLLGRLYYEGKWVTPDAVKAEEHLKKATATEISAHYYLGQIYRRGYLGQVYSQKAVDELLTAARGGQNSADFALAQLFSQGKGTMPDPVNAWVFAQLALASQTPQATELAEALNTQLPPEKLATAKDLLAREQKVRGANATQNAMALQALQEEKDGEEAL, encoded by the coding sequence ATGAACAGCCCACTACGACGCCTGTCGACCCCCACGCTATTGAGCCTCGCCGTCGCGCTCGGCCTGAGCGGCTGTGCCGGCCTGCCTGATCAACGCCTTGCCAATGAAGCCCTGAAAAACGGCGACACGGCATTGGCGGAGCAGAACTATCGGCAGCTGGCGGACCTGGGCTATAGCGACGCACAAGTCGGCCTGGCTGATATTCAGGTCGCGACTCGCGACCCGGCTCAGCTCAAGCAGGCCGAAGCGACCTACCGCGCTGCCGCGCAGACCTCCCCCCGGGCGCAGTCGCGTCTGGGCCGTCTGCTGGCTGCCAAGCCCGACGCTACCGAAGCCGAACACCGCGAAGCCGAAGGCCTGCTGAAAAAGGCCTTCGCCAATGGCGAATCCGGCACGCTGATCCCGCTGGCGATGCTTTATCTGCAATACCCGCACACCTTCCCTGAAGTGAATGCGCAGCAGAAGATCAGTGAGTGGCGCGCCGCCGGTTATCCGGAAGCAGGTCTGGCTCAAGTGCTGCTGTATCGCACCCAAGGCACTTATGCTCAACACCTCGATGAAGTCGAGAGCATCTGCAAACAGGCGCTGTCGGCCACCGATATCTGCTACGTCGAACTGGCCACTGTCTACCAGACACGCGGCCAGGCCGAGCAACGCACGGCCTTGATCGAAAAGCTCAAGAGCGAATACGCCGCTGGCCGCGTCAATGCACAACGAGTGGACAGCGTCGCGCGCGTACTGGGTGACTCCACCATCGGTACGCCGGACGAAAAGACCGCTCAGCAATTGCTGGAAAGCGTTGCGCCGGGCTACCCGGTCTCGTGGGTCACGCTGGCCAAACTGCTTTACGACTTCCCCGAACTGGGCGACGTCAACAAGATGATGGAATACCTGAACAACGGCCGCGCGGCGGACCAGCCTCGCGCCGAACTGCTGCTTGGCCGCCTGTACTACGAAGGCAAATGGGTCACGCCCGATGCCGTCAAGGCCGAGGAGCACCTGAAGAAAGCCACCGCAACGGAAATCTCTGCCCATTACTACCTGGGTCAGATCTACCGCCGCGGCTACCTGGGCCAGGTCTACTCGCAAAAAGCCGTGGACGAGCTGCTGACTGCAGCCCGTGGTGGCCAGAACAGCGCCGACTTCGCCCTTGCGCAACTGTTCTCGCAGGGCAAGGGCACTATGCCCGACCCGGTCAACGCCTGGGTGTTCGCGCAACTGGCGCTGGCCAGTCAGACCCCGCAAGCGACCGAGCTTGCCGAGGCCCTCAACACACAACTGCCGCCTGAAAAGCTCGCCACCGCCAAAGACCTGTTGGCACGCGAGCAAAAAGTCCGGGGCGCTAACGCCACTCAGAACGCGATGGCATTGCAGGCCCTGCAAGAAGAAAAAGACGGTGAGGAAGCATTATGA
- a CDS encoding alginate biosynthesis protein Alg44, giving the protein MNTAVNANVVHESEAQRQHARIKIPAKLRLLNDQPNAPLVRVEDLSAGGLSFVAPSGQKFSEGQIVKGRLQFIIDNLGLAMDVDLQVRSIDNASNRIGCQFQNLEPQDIATLRHLITSHLSGEVVTLGEVLATLQRDNFTKARKVKGKDSGMSAMGRLRAVTFSLGVFIVGLAAFGFIFKTIYGLYFVSHASAGLVTIPSMDVTMPREGTVQSLVAQNGEAAKGAPLASFNTSMLEMLKGSLTGEDLQPDKIEELYGKQMSGTMTSPCDCVVARQLVADGQFASKGQVIFQLVPRNAPATVEARFTYRQFNDVKPGTRVSFQIAGEDKLRTGQIVSSTNLSDADLSTDIRVQIKPDESLSSSLAGRPVEVVSDRGPSVNWLIDKAMAAGL; this is encoded by the coding sequence ATGAATACAGCCGTGAATGCGAACGTCGTACATGAATCCGAAGCCCAGCGCCAACACGCCCGGATCAAGATCCCTGCCAAGCTGCGCCTGCTGAATGATCAGCCTAACGCGCCACTGGTACGTGTCGAAGACCTGTCGGCCGGCGGCCTGAGCTTCGTTGCTCCGTCCGGGCAGAAATTCAGCGAAGGTCAGATCGTCAAGGGACGCCTGCAATTCATCATCGACAACCTTGGCCTGGCCATGGACGTCGACCTGCAAGTGCGCTCCATCGACAACGCCAGCAACCGCATCGGTTGCCAGTTCCAGAACCTGGAACCTCAGGACATTGCGACCCTGCGCCACCTGATCACCTCGCACCTGTCCGGCGAAGTCGTGACCCTGGGCGAAGTGCTGGCCACGCTGCAGCGCGACAACTTCACCAAGGCACGCAAGGTCAAGGGCAAGGACAGCGGCATGAGCGCGATGGGTCGCCTGCGCGCTGTGACCTTCAGCCTGGGCGTGTTCATTGTCGGTCTGGCCGCCTTCGGCTTTATCTTCAAGACGATCTACGGCCTGTACTTCGTCAGCCATGCATCGGCTGGTCTGGTCACCATTCCAAGCATGGACGTGACCATGCCACGTGAGGGTACCGTGCAAAGCCTGGTCGCCCAGAACGGCGAAGCCGCCAAAGGCGCACCACTGGCGTCCTTCAACACCAGCATGCTGGAAATGCTCAAGGGCAGCCTGACCGGTGAAGACCTGCAGCCAGACAAGATCGAAGAGCTGTACGGCAAGCAGATGAGCGGCACCATGACCAGCCCGTGCGATTGCGTCGTGGCCCGCCAGCTGGTTGCCGACGGTCAGTTCGCATCCAAGGGTCAGGTGATCTTCCAACTGGTGCCACGCAACGCGCCGGCTACCGTTGAAGCACGCTTCACTTATCGCCAGTTCAACGACGTCAAGCCAGGCACACGTGTCAGCTTCCAGATCGCTGGCGAAGACAAACTGCGTACCGGTCAGATCGTCAGCAGCACCAATCTGAGCGACGCCGACCTGTCCACCGACATCCGCGTGCAGATCAAGCCTGACGAAAGCCTGAGCAGCTCGCTTGCCGGTCGCCCTGTCGAAGTGGTCAGCGATCGCGGCCCGTCCGTGAACTGGCTGATCGATAAAGCCATGGCTGCGGGTCTGTAA
- the alg8 gene encoding mannuronan synthase, with product MQRLKHGLLQAAGWLFYLSLLMGLAAALPTSIFDSQSKNFIFLIGAVGIWRYSMGITHFVRGMIFLYIVYPHLRRKVRKLGSAADPSHVFLMVTSFRIDALTTAQVYNSVIREAIDCGLPTTIVCSLVEMSDELLVKSMWAKFNPPERVKLDFVRIPGTGKRDGLAYGFRAISRHLPDSRAVVAVIDGDTVLNEGVVAKTVPWFQLFDNVGGLTTNEFCEVRGGYIMSEWHKLRFAQRHINMCSMALSKRVLTMTGRMSVFRATVVTDPEFIADVESDSLNHWRLGTFRFLTGDDKSSWFSLMRLGYDTFYVPDAAINTVEHPPEKSFLKASRKLMYRWYGNNLRQNSRALGLGVRRLGIFTSIVLFDQRVSMWTSILGLTVALIASFKYGGAFLLMYLLWIGMTRLILTLLLSLSGHRIGPAYPIILYYNQIVGALMKIYVFFRLDRQSWTRQDTKLSRDMASFQGWFNTWSSRTMTFSAGTIFVAVLLTMV from the coding sequence ATGCAGAGGCTCAAGCACGGCCTGTTACAGGCCGCAGGTTGGCTGTTCTATTTAAGTTTACTCATGGGCCTTGCCGCGGCATTGCCTACCAGTATCTTCGACTCACAGTCGAAGAACTTTATATTCCTGATTGGCGCCGTTGGTATCTGGCGCTACTCGATGGGGATCACGCACTTCGTGCGCGGGATGATTTTCCTGTACATCGTCTACCCGCACTTGCGCCGCAAGGTTCGCAAGCTGGGCAGTGCAGCAGACCCGTCCCATGTGTTTCTGATGGTCACCAGCTTCCGTATCGACGCGCTGACCACCGCACAGGTCTACAACTCGGTTATCCGCGAAGCCATCGACTGCGGCCTGCCGACGACGATCGTCTGCTCGCTGGTGGAAATGTCCGATGAGCTGCTGGTCAAGAGCATGTGGGCCAAGTTCAATCCGCCAGAGCGCGTCAAGCTGGACTTCGTACGCATTCCGGGCACCGGCAAGCGCGATGGTCTGGCCTATGGCTTCCGCGCCATCTCGCGTCACTTGCCCGACAGCCGCGCCGTGGTTGCGGTGATCGACGGCGACACGGTGCTCAACGAAGGTGTGGTCGCCAAGACCGTGCCGTGGTTCCAGCTGTTCGACAACGTCGGCGGCCTGACCACCAACGAGTTCTGTGAAGTGCGTGGCGGCTACATCATGAGCGAGTGGCACAAGCTGCGTTTCGCTCAGCGTCACATCAACATGTGCTCGATGGCCCTGTCCAAACGCGTGTTGACCATGACCGGTCGCATGTCGGTGTTCCGCGCAACCGTGGTAACCGACCCCGAGTTCATTGCCGACGTGGAAAGCGACTCGCTCAATCACTGGCGTCTGGGCACCTTCCGCTTCCTGACCGGCGACGACAAGTCCAGCTGGTTCAGCCTGATGCGCCTGGGTTACGACACGTTCTACGTGCCGGACGCAGCGATCAATACCGTGGAACACCCGCCCGAGAAGAGCTTCCTGAAAGCCAGCCGCAAGCTGATGTATCGCTGGTACGGCAACAACCTGCGTCAGAACTCGCGTGCACTGGGTCTGGGCGTACGTCGCCTGGGGATCTTCACCAGCATCGTGCTGTTCGACCAGCGTGTGTCGATGTGGACCTCCATTCTCGGTCTGACCGTCGCACTGATCGCCAGCTTCAAGTATGGCGGCGCGTTCCTGTTGATGTATCTGCTGTGGATCGGCATGACCCGTCTGATCCTCACCCTGCTGCTGTCCCTGTCGGGACACAGGATCGGGCCTGCCTACCCGATCATTCTCTATTACAACCAGATCGTCGGCGCGCTGATGAAGATCTATGTCTTCTTCCGCCTGGACCGCCAGTCCTGGACTCGCCAGGACACCAAACTAAGCCGCGACATGGCCAGCTTTCAGGGCTGGTTCAACACGTGGTCGTCCCGAACCATGACTTTCTCGGCTGGCACCATCTTCGTCGCTGTGCTGTTGACGATGGTTTGA
- a CDS encoding nucleotide sugar dehydrogenase, translating to MRISIFGLGYVGAVCAGCLSARGHEVVGVDISSTKIDLINNGKSPIVEPGLEELLQKGISTGKLRGTTDFAEAIRATDLSMICVGTPSKKNGDLELDYIESVCREIGYVLRDKATRHTIVVRSTVLPGTVANVVIPILEDCSGKKAGVDFGVAVNPEFLRESTAIKDYDLPPMTVIGEFDTASGDVLQSLYEELDAPIIRKDIAVAEMIKYTCNVWHATKVTFANEIGNIAKAVGVDGREVMDVVCQDKALNLSQYYMRPGFAFGGSCLPKDVRALTYRASSLDVEAPLLNSLMRSNTSQVQNAFDMVASYDTRKVALLGLSFKAGTDDLRESPLVELAEMLIGKGFDLSIFDSNVEYARVHGANKDYIESKIPHVSSLLNSDFDQVINDSDVIILGNRDERFRALANKTPEGKRVIDLVGFMANATSEDGRAEGICW from the coding sequence ATGCGTATCAGCATATTTGGTTTGGGTTATGTCGGTGCAGTCTGTGCCGGTTGCCTGTCTGCCCGCGGTCACGAAGTAGTGGGTGTGGATATTTCCAGCACCAAGATCGACCTGATCAACAACGGCAAATCACCTATCGTTGAACCGGGTCTGGAAGAGCTGTTGCAGAAAGGTATCAGTACCGGAAAACTGCGCGGCACTACCGACTTCGCCGAAGCCATTCGCGCCACCGATCTGTCGATGATCTGCGTCGGTACGCCGAGCAAGAAGAACGGCGATCTGGAACTGGATTACATTGAATCGGTGTGCCGCGAAATTGGTTATGTCCTGCGTGACAAAGCCACCCGCCACACTATCGTGGTTCGCAGTACCGTCCTGCCGGGCACTGTTGCCAACGTCGTTATCCCGATTCTGGAAGACTGCTCCGGCAAGAAAGCCGGTGTTGACTTCGGTGTCGCCGTCAACCCTGAGTTCCTGCGCGAAAGTACTGCGATCAAGGACTACGACCTGCCGCCAATGACCGTCATCGGCGAGTTCGACACAGCGTCGGGCGACGTTCTGCAATCGCTGTACGAAGAACTCGATGCACCGATCATCCGCAAGGACATCGCCGTCGCCGAGATGATCAAGTACACCTGCAACGTGTGGCACGCCACCAAGGTTACTTTTGCCAACGAAATCGGCAACATTGCCAAGGCCGTCGGCGTCGATGGCCGTGAAGTGATGGACGTGGTCTGCCAAGACAAGGCGCTGAACCTGTCCCAGTACTACATGCGCCCTGGCTTCGCATTCGGCGGCTCCTGCCTGCCGAAAGACGTTCGCGCCCTGACTTACCGCGCCAGCAGCCTGGACGTTGAAGCGCCCCTGCTCAACTCGCTGATGCGCAGTAACACCTCGCAAGTGCAGAACGCTTTCGACATGGTTGCCAGCTACGACACCCGCAAGGTTGCACTGCTGGGTCTGAGCTTCAAGGCCGGTACTGACGATCTGCGTGAAAGCCCGCTGGTAGAGCTGGCCGAAATGCTGATCGGCAAGGGTTTCGACCTGAGCATCTTCGACAGCAACGTTGAATACGCACGCGTTCACGGTGCCAACAAGGACTACATCGAATCCAAGATTCCGCACGTTTCCTCGCTGCTGAACTCGGACTTCGACCAGGTCATCAATGACTCCGACGTCATCATCCTCGGCAACCGCGACGAGCGTTTCCGCGCCCTCGCCAACAAGACCCCTGAAGGCAAGCGCGTCATCGATCTGGTGGGCTTCATGGCCAACGCCACCAGCGAAGACGGTCGTGCCGAAGGTATCTGCTGGTAA
- the yaaA gene encoding peroxide stress protein YaaA has product MLMVISPAKTLDFETPPTTGRFTQPQYLEHSQELIDQLRELTSAQISELMHLSDKLAGLNAARFGSWNPDFTLDNAKQALLAFKGDVYTGLEAETLSEAQLDYAQGHLRMLSGLYGLLRPLDLMQPYRLEMGTRLANARGKDLYAFWGTRISEWLNEALADQGDDLLLNLASTEYFSAVKRSSLKARIIDTEFKDFKNGQYKIISFYAKKARGMMSRFVIEERINDPQALQAFDVQGYRYNREQSTPDKLVFLRNVAED; this is encoded by the coding sequence ATGCTGATGGTGATTTCCCCGGCAAAAACCCTCGATTTCGAGACACCGCCTACGACCGGCCGCTTCACTCAGCCGCAGTACCTGGAGCATTCCCAGGAGCTGATCGACCAGTTGCGTGAACTGACGTCGGCGCAGATCAGCGAACTGATGCACCTGTCCGACAAGCTGGCCGGATTGAACGCGGCACGTTTTGGCAGTTGGAACCCGGACTTCACCCTCGACAACGCCAAGCAGGCACTGCTGGCCTTCAAGGGTGATGTTTACACGGGCCTGGAAGCGGAAACGCTGAGCGAAGCGCAGCTTGACTACGCACAGGGCCACTTGCGCATGCTGTCAGGTCTTTACGGCCTGCTGCGCCCACTGGACCTGATGCAACCCTACCGCCTGGAAATGGGCACCCGGCTGGCCAACGCTCGCGGCAAGGACCTCTACGCCTTCTGGGGCACGCGGATCAGCGAATGGCTCAATGAAGCGTTGGCAGATCAGGGCGACGACCTGCTGCTCAACCTTGCCTCGACCGAATACTTCTCTGCCGTCAAACGTTCGTCGCTCAAGGCGCGGATCATCGACACCGAGTTCAAGGACTTCAAGAACGGCCAGTACAAGATCATCAGCTTCTATGCAAAAAAGGCCCGCGGCATGATGAGCCGCTTCGTTATAGAAGAGCGCATCAACGATCCCCAGGCATTACAAGCGTTCGATGTACAGGGCTACCGTTACAACCGCGAACAGTCGACCCCCGACAAGTTAGTGTTTTTGCGCAACGTCGCCGAAGACTAG
- a CDS encoding polysaccharide deacetylase family protein: MRIVLAVCAGLFWLQAQAAAPVIATIDRSVWPERLETPGLFDVASRAEILAFAHELYLSEKLDEEGLKQRLGLRFVNVPSLNVVRHRLWLRLLENYQNAQKSCEQDANFCVLVEDMDQLRQRAEEYQVSNDSFYANWARPGAAFHQRYLNELLFMAALFPQTSSEIERYNSDEMSGDEMPDRTFMLNFESGPSPADGGTDWLADFMRQQKMTATFFVLGKSLQERLDSTSVAGVQALYRQQCVGIQGWEYRSHSQWLDWQDSVRRSAALVQQVLPDNFVPLFRPPYGHRRADSGDFFRAEHLRVSLWNIDAEDDTGRLSAEQVGDRVLTLMLLWRKGTVVFHDVANKAQSALPLLLANTAQSELIWDDCRNISEAPEEQGLQSSDEAAPEGE; this comes from the coding sequence TTGCGTATCGTTTTAGCAGTGTGTGCAGGTCTGTTCTGGCTTCAGGCGCAGGCGGCAGCGCCGGTCATTGCCACCATTGACCGCAGCGTCTGGCCTGAGCGTCTCGAGACGCCGGGGTTGTTCGACGTCGCGTCGCGTGCGGAGATCCTCGCCTTTGCCCACGAGCTGTACCTGAGCGAAAAGCTCGACGAAGAGGGCCTCAAGCAGCGCCTCGGCCTGCGCTTCGTCAATGTGCCGTCGTTGAATGTGGTTCGTCATCGGCTGTGGCTGCGCTTGCTGGAGAACTACCAGAACGCGCAAAAGAGCTGCGAGCAGGACGCCAATTTCTGTGTGCTGGTCGAGGACATGGACCAGTTGCGACAGCGCGCCGAGGAATATCAGGTATCGAACGATTCGTTCTATGCCAACTGGGCCAGACCCGGCGCCGCATTCCACCAGCGTTATTTGAACGAGCTGCTGTTCATGGCGGCCCTGTTTCCGCAGACCAGCAGCGAGATCGAGCGCTACAACTCCGATGAGATGAGCGGCGACGAGATGCCGGATCGCACGTTCATGCTCAACTTCGAAAGTGGCCCGAGCCCTGCCGACGGTGGCACCGACTGGCTGGCCGACTTCATGCGCCAGCAAAAAATGACTGCCACCTTCTTCGTGCTGGGCAAGAGTCTTCAGGAGCGTCTCGACAGCACGTCGGTTGCAGGTGTGCAGGCGCTGTATCGCCAGCAGTGTGTGGGCATTCAGGGCTGGGAGTACCGCTCGCACAGCCAGTGGCTGGACTGGCAGGACTCGGTGCGACGCAGCGCGGCACTGGTTCAGCAGGTGTTGCCGGACAACTTCGTGCCGCTGTTTCGCCCACCTTATGGCCATCGACGTGCCGACAGCGGCGACTTCTTCCGCGCCGAGCATTTGCGCGTGTCGTTGTGGAATATCGACGCTGAAGACGACACCGGACGGCTTTCTGCGGAGCAGGTGGGCGACCGTGTACTGACCCTCATGCTGCTCTGGCGCAAAGGAACGGTGGTATTTCACGACGTGGCCAACAAGGCGCAGTCGGCGCTGCCATTGCTGCTGGCCAATACCGCGCAAAGCGAGTTGATCTGGGACGATTGCCGAAATATCTCTGAAGCGCCCGAGGAACAAGGGCTGCAGAGCAGTGACGAGGCTGCGCCGGAAGGGGAATGA
- a CDS encoding PhoH family protein codes for MDDHGRTPSTNQPILYVLDTNVLIHDPNALLNFEEHHVAIPMTVLEELDKLKAGKHSVAAECRQAIRLIDKTLGEASPEEVEKGVPIDRGTGVFKGYLSILMSKREEPNSLLPEHLNDNIIINQLIDLHARNKDLSVVLVTKDINMRLKARACGIAAEDYSTDQLVDDVSLLSRGYHDMTGSFWDRVSKVDTRQERGRTWHRVQLTEMLPAVHINEFIVDEQGFVGWIKGVKNDELLILDMHQEPLLHQEAWGLKPRDIYQGLALFALLDPDIHLVNLSGAAGSGKTILALAAAIEQTMVTKRYRRIIATRSVQGLDQEIGFLPGTEAEKMEPWLGAITDNLEALHMDDENTHGSVDYILSKVPLQFKSLNYIRGRSFQQSLILIDECQNLTPHQMKTIITRAGAGSKVVCLGNLAQIDTPYLSATSSGLTYLTERFKDFPNGVHITLQGVPRSILAEYAESHL; via the coding sequence ATGGATGACCACGGACGCACCCCTTCCACCAACCAGCCAATCCTTTACGTGCTCGATACCAACGTATTGATTCATGATCCAAACGCACTGCTGAACTTCGAAGAACACCACGTCGCCATCCCCATGACGGTTCTGGAGGAACTGGACAAACTCAAGGCCGGTAAACATTCGGTTGCTGCCGAATGCCGCCAGGCCATTCGCCTGATCGACAAGACCCTGGGCGAAGCTTCGCCGGAGGAAGTCGAGAAGGGCGTGCCCATCGATCGTGGAACAGGCGTCTTCAAGGGCTACCTGTCGATTTTGATGAGCAAGCGCGAGGAACCCAACAGCCTGCTGCCCGAGCACCTGAACGACAACATCATCATCAACCAATTGATTGACCTGCATGCGCGCAACAAGGACTTGAGCGTCGTGCTGGTGACCAAAGACATCAACATGCGCCTCAAGGCGCGCGCCTGCGGTATTGCTGCCGAGGATTACAGCACCGACCAGCTGGTCGACGACGTTTCACTGTTGTCGCGTGGCTACCATGACATGACCGGTTCGTTCTGGGACCGCGTCAGCAAGGTCGACACCCGTCAAGAGCGCGGCCGTACCTGGCACCGCGTGCAGCTCACTGAAATGCTGCCGGCGGTTCATATCAACGAGTTCATTGTCGATGAGCAGGGTTTCGTCGGCTGGATCAAGGGCGTCAAGAACGACGAACTGCTGATTCTGGACATGCATCAGGAGCCTTTGCTGCATCAGGAGGCCTGGGGGCTGAAGCCGCGCGATATCTATCAGGGGCTGGCGCTGTTTGCGTTGCTCGACCCGGATATTCATCTGGTCAACCTGTCGGGTGCCGCAGGCTCGGGTAAAACCATTCTGGCCTTGGCCGCTGCCATCGAGCAGACCATGGTCACCAAGCGCTATAGGCGCATCATCGCTACCCGCAGCGTTCAGGGTCTGGATCAGGAAATCGGCTTCCTGCCCGGCACCGAGGCGGAGAAGATGGAGCCATGGCTCGGCGCGATCACCGATAACCTCGAAGCGTTGCACATGGATGACGAAAACACCCATGGCAGTGTCGATTACATCCTCAGCAAGGTGCCGTTGCAGTTCAAATCCCTCAACTACATTCGAGGTCGCAGCTTCCAGCAAAGCCTGATCCTGATCGATGAATGTCAGAACCTGACCCCGCACCAGATGAAAACCATCATCACCCGTGCCGGCGCCGGTTCCAAAGTGGTCTGCCTGGGCAACCTGGCGCAGATCGACACCCCTTACCTGTCAGCCACCAGTTCCGGGCTGACCTACCTGACGGAGCGCTTCAAGGACTTCCCGAACGGCGTGCACATCACCCTGCAAGGCGTGCCGCGCTCGATACTGGCCGAATACGCGGAGAGTCATCTTTAG
- the moaC gene encoding cyclic pyranopterin monophosphate synthase MoaC, translating to MLTHLDSQGRANMVDVTDKAVTSREAVAEAFVRMLPTTLQMIVSGGHPKGDVFAVARIAGIQAAKKTSDLIPLCHPLMLTSIKVQLAAEGDDAVRITASCKLAGQTGVEMEALTAASVAALTIYDMCKAVDRGMVIESVRLLEKLGGKSGHFIADQAQVSS from the coding sequence GTGCTCACTCATCTCGATTCCCAGGGTCGCGCCAATATGGTTGATGTCACGGATAAAGCCGTGACGTCCCGTGAAGCGGTGGCCGAAGCCTTCGTGCGCATGCTGCCGACGACGCTGCAAATGATCGTCAGCGGTGGTCATCCCAAGGGTGACGTGTTTGCCGTCGCGCGTATCGCCGGCATTCAGGCGGCGAAGAAAACCAGCGATCTGATCCCGCTTTGCCATCCGTTGATGCTCACCAGCATCAAGGTCCAACTCGCCGCCGAGGGTGATGATGCCGTGCGCATCACTGCGAGCTGCAAGCTGGCCGGGCAGACCGGTGTGGAAATGGAAGCCCTGACGGCTGCCAGTGTTGCCGCGCTGACCATTTACGACATGTGCAAGGCGGTGGACCGCGGCATGGTCATCGAGTCGGTTCGGCTGCTGGAAAAATTGGGCGGCAAGAGCGGCCACTTCATTGCCGATCAGGCACAGGTTTCCTCATGA